A window of the Dongshaea marina genome harbors these coding sequences:
- a CDS encoding tRNA-dihydrouridine synthase: protein MRIILAPMEGVLDHSLRELLCAQGGFDLCIGAFIRIIDQTLPKKVFLRHYPELNQGSQIAGVPVRVQLLGQNPRAMADNALQACEMGSPGVDLNFGCPAKNVNRSQGGAFMLQEPESIYSVVKAVRDAVPSHLPVSAKIRLGWDHSEDCLKIAQLIEAAGASELCVHGRTKVDGYRADKIDWQKIGEINRAIEIPVIANGEIWDQWDAQECLRQTGCSSLMIGRGALNLPNLARSIRGESSYSWQQTAQLLVEYAELMSRDNPEYLAHRCKQWLTYLRQQYSEAKDLFLAMRRQHDNQEFLKELSALCHGVS, encoded by the coding sequence ATGCGCATTATTCTCGCGCCGATGGAAGGTGTTCTGGATCACAGCCTGCGCGAACTATTGTGTGCTCAGGGGGGTTTTGATCTGTGTATCGGTGCCTTTATCCGGATCATCGACCAGACACTTCCCAAAAAGGTTTTTCTGCGTCACTACCCTGAGTTAAACCAGGGATCACAGATCGCCGGAGTGCCGGTAAGAGTCCAGCTATTGGGACAAAACCCCCGGGCGATGGCAGATAATGCGTTGCAAGCCTGTGAGATGGGCTCTCCGGGTGTCGATCTAAACTTTGGCTGCCCGGCCAAGAATGTGAACCGCTCCCAGGGCGGAGCCTTCATGTTACAGGAGCCTGAATCTATCTATTCGGTGGTCAAAGCGGTGCGCGACGCGGTGCCATCCCATCTGCCGGTAAGTGCCAAGATACGCCTGGGATGGGATCACAGCGAAGATTGCCTGAAAATCGCCCAGCTTATCGAAGCCGCCGGGGCCAGCGAGCTCTGTGTCCATGGCCGAACCAAGGTCGATGGCTACCGCGCCGATAAAATCGACTGGCAGAAGATAGGTGAGATCAACCGGGCCATTGAGATACCTGTGATCGCCAATGGCGAGATCTGGGATCAGTGGGATGCTCAGGAGTGCCTCCGGCAAACCGGCTGCAGCAGCCTGATGATCGGCCGCGGAGCCCTCAACCTGCCAAACCTGGCCCGGAGTATCCGTGGAGAATCTAGCTATAGCTGGCAACAAACCGCTCAGTTGCTGGTTGAATATGCCGAGCTGATGAGCCGGGATAACCCCGAGTATCTCGCACACCGCTGCAAACAATGGTTAACCTACCTGCGCCAACAGTACAGTGAAGCAAAAGATCTCTTCCTCGCCATGCGCCGCCAGCATGACAATCAGGAGTTTCTTAAAGAGCTCAGCGCTCTGTGCCACGGCGTTAGCTAA
- a CDS encoding DUF7661 family protein, with the protein MLYFNVFGQMMGVLRRDEEWCLYHCSERGLRLPIFDVIIPSELGEDELGDFLGKAYAHLAKCGQRRVVAVS; encoded by the coding sequence ATGCTGTATTTTAATGTTTTCGGTCAGATGATGGGGGTGCTGCGTCGTGATGAGGAGTGGTGTTTATACCATTGCTCGGAGCGGGGACTTCGTTTGCCGATTTTTGATGTGATTATTCCCTCCGAGCTTGGGGAGGATGAGCTGGGCGACTTTTTGGGTAAGGCCTATGCCCACCTTGCAAAGTGTGGGCAGCGGCGGGTGGTAGCCGTTAGCTAA